The following are encoded together in the Triticum dicoccoides isolate Atlit2015 ecotype Zavitan chromosome 6B, WEW_v2.0, whole genome shotgun sequence genome:
- the LOC119324455 gene encoding putative methyltransferase At1g22800, mitochondrial produces MASGAAAAARRLLLLRHRRRHLVPNHHFSSSSADEVLDGGRVKIFDRDLKRRHRDRAAWAMRETDPLVDAVADNLLDRLEDCRKAFPSALCLGGSAGAVRRSLRGRGGIEKLTMMDMSVDMVNRWRELESATEDGPEMNFIVGDEEYLPIKENSQDLIISCLGLHWTNDLPGAMIQCRLALKPDGLFLAAILGGETLKELRIACTIAQMEREGGIGPRMSPLAQVRDAGNLLSRAGFALPGVDVDRYTVKYNSALELVEHLRAMAETNALFQRSPILKRDTALATAAIYQSMFGLEDGTIPATFQVIYMTGWKEHSSQQKPKRRGSATVSFGDIRKQFGSNQD; encoded by the exons ATGGCTTCCGGGGCCGCGGCCGCCGCACGTCGCCTTCTGCTattgcgccaccgccgccgccacctcgttcCCAATCACCACTTCTCTTCCTCCTCGGCGGACGAAGTGCTGGACGGGGGCCGCGTCAAGATCTTCGATCGCGATCTGAAGCGCCGACACCGGGACAGGGCGGCATGGGCGATGCGGGAAACTGACCCACTGGTAGACGCGGTCGCCGATAACCTCCTCGACCGCCTCGAGGACTGCAGGAAGGCGTTCCCCTCGGCGCTCTGCCTCGGCGGTTCGGCCGGCGCCGTCCGCCGGTCGCTTCGCGGCCGTG GTGGAATCGAGAAATTGACCATGATGGACATGTCGGTAGACATGGTGAACAGGTGGCGGGAGTTGGAGAGTGCTACTGAGGACGGCCCCGAGATGAACTTTATCGTTGGAGATGAAGAGTATCTTCCTATCAAAGAGAA CTCCCAGGATTTGATAATAAGCTGTCTTGGGCTTCATTGGACAAATGATCTACCTGGAGCAATGATACAG TGTAGGTTGGCGTTGAAGCCTGATGGCCTTTTTCTTGCAGCAATTCTTGGCGGGGAGACTCTGAA GGAACTAAGAATTGCATGCACTATTGCTCAAATGGAACGTGAGGGAGGCATCGGTCCTCGAATGTCGCCATTAGCACAA GTCCGTGATGCAGGAAACCTTTTGTCAAGGGCAGGCTTCGCCCTTCCAGGAGTTGATGTAGATCGATATACAGTCAAGTACAATAGTG CTCTTGAACTTGTGGAACATCTTAGAGCAATGGCAGAAACGAATGCTCTCTTTCAAAGAAGCCCT ATATTAAAGAGAGATACAGCACTAGCTACTGCAGCCATTTACCAGTCAATGTTTGGGTTAGAAGATGGAACCATTCCAGCAACCTTTCAG GTAATTTACATGACTGGGTGGAAGGAGCATTCATCACAGCAAAAGCCTAAGAGAAGGGGTTCTGCCACTGTATCATTTGGTGACATAAGGAAACAATTTGGTTCCAACCAAGACTGA